The following DNA comes from Sander lucioperca isolate FBNREF2018 chromosome 2, SLUC_FBN_1.2, whole genome shotgun sequence.
GATCACAGAGCAGACTGAAACATACGACACCTGGAACCCAGATCCTGTATGTAACGATCAATGGAACCCTGCCACTTTGGCTTATCTGCAGTTGACACCACCGGAGGAGGAGGTAACTGGAAAATGCAGGGCTGATATCATTggagtgaaagaaaaaacatccTCATTGTCGAGAAAGAAAGCAATCCTAACTTTAACTCCAGACACATCTAAAGAAGAGGACGAAGGGGTACAagggaaaaaaggagacagacagacagagctccTAGACTTCTGGACGTACTCAGCTCAGAAGGGATTTCTCAAATCGGATAGCGGGACCACCACGTCTTACCCTGAATCACTAGATATATGGAATATGACAATCTGGGATGACAGTCTATCACCTCTCACGACCCCTGACAACTTGTCTGGAAACTCAGGTTCTTTTTGTGGGGGGAACCCCAATGTTGAGGCTGGCACATCTGTGGAAAGTCCACTAGGATTCTCTGATGGTGGAATGGTGATGTGGAACACCACCATACAGGAAGACAGCTCTTCCACAATAACAAGCCCAGAAGGACCTGAAAATGGAAAGGACCTTAGTCACATGGGATCATTGGATGCTAGTGATTCTCCCGagacacatgcatgcaaacagGTAGAAGAACAAAAAGCTATAGAGGAGGAGAGATGTATGAATAAAGTACTTTGTCAGACACCTAAAGACCTGGGGGGGGGAGGTTATGAACACAAtgtgaaaatagtcatagaGGCAGCAGAAGGTAGAACACAGGGTGAAGAAACAGGTGACGATGACATCCAGAGTTTTCAGAGACAACAGTCTGTATTGCAGAACTTGGCATCTGAACATTCAGAAGATGAGACTTTTCCCTGCCAAGGCACTAACATGTGTGACCTACCTGTCCCTAGCATGGTCACCTCTACTTCAGAATATGACAATGTAGGAGCTGGCACTTGGAGCCTGACATCCTCCCCTGAGACCTATGCTAGCCCCGTAGTAGACATGATACAGCTAGAGCAGCAGTCTAGCCCTTTTGTAGCTGTGACAAAAGCTATACAGGTAGATGAGAGGTACAATCAGTACGAGAAGACTGATCCTCTGGGAAAGACTGATTACAGAGCAGTCATTTCAGACAAAGAACAGCCAACCAACCAGGTGTTCCTATTTGAGGGAACAAGTGAGTTGGGTCACATGATCAGCAGTGAGCATAAGTATGACAACAAAAGTGGAGAAGGATCAGAGGAAGCTGATTGGCTAGAGCAGCCCAGTGATCATTCCCCATTTGTTCTGGTGGACTGCTCTCTTGTCACTCAGACCACTTCAGCCAATCATCATGCAAGTCCAGGAGAAGCTGCTGAGACACAAATCCAGGCTGATCAATTATTATCCCCAAGCATTTTTGAGTTGGACAAATTTGTTGCCAAGAAACATGTTCTGTCATTTACAATGGCCCAAAATAAAGATGGGTTTACTACTGAAAGCCAATGTGGCACTGGCAATAAGAGCATTGGAAATGTGGTGGGTAAAACAACAGAAGCCATGTCTCTAAGCTCCAGCTCTGGGGGGGATAGAGACACACTAAAGTATAGCCCCGACAGCCTTCACCCAGGTAGTCAAGACGAACTCAGGTCCAATTCTGATGGAGATTCGTCATCAGGCCTAGAAATGGATTACATCATTGTGTCTGGCACAGTAAAAGAAGCTGAGTTTTATGATAGGCCTAAACAGGGTAACAGACAATCAAAAGGTACAAGCAAGTCCATGGAGACATTTAGCATGCTTTCCTATGCTGCCACAGTACTGCGAACCCATGCCCAAGCTGCAAATAGAGAGCATAAGGAGAACACAGAACAAAGTAGGCAAAAACAAATGATCAGAGATACTGACAGTACACCTAGCAAAGTTGCAGAGCAAAGTCAAGCTGTCTTATGCGCTCATTACCATGCAAGTCTTGATGATGCCACTGAGCATCACATGCCAGAAATTGTCAGTCCCAGCCAATCAAAAAATAACTCTGAAGCTTTACATCAGTCAGATTCAAGACCAACAGGTTGCAGTCAAACACAGGTAGAAGGAAGCTATGACGATAAATCAAGCATTGTGGCCAGAAGTGTGTCTCCATCTTTAAGATATCCGTCAGATCACTTCCTGAAAACCAGAGAGGAAGTTTATGTCCATTCACAGATCTCAATGGAAGATTCAGATGAGGGTGGGCAGTCACCCTCGGCACCCCCACCAGACTTTCAAGTCTGGGGGGGTCAGTTAGCGAGACAGGACGCACCACAAACAACATCTGAACCACAATCACCTGTACTTACCAACAGTTCAGTCTCCCACACCAGCTCTTTGATTGGCACCCCATTAAGTGAATCTGGTATTTCTACTGACAGAGGACTTGGATTACCATTTTCTGGAGATTTGATGGAAGAGGAGAATGATgaggaagagcaggaggagggaACTGATAAAGAGCACACTACCTTGCCAACATGGACTTCAGAAGTACAAAGTGCGAGTGAGGAAAAACAACAGTTTGGATGTTCTGATCTGCTTAGTTTCACTGAGGAGCTGATTGGAGGttcttcattgcaacaaacagaTTTGCAATCACTCGAACCAAAGAGGGTCAGATCCCTACAGAATACAGTGGATTACTATAATGGACAACCTATAAGGACTGTTGATCGTGATAATTGGTCGACTGAACAACAGGCGGGAGACCATGAATCTTCTCAAGATAGCTATTCACGTGTTTCAAGGTAAGCAATGCACATCAAATCAAATGTCTTAGGCTCTGTgcttttctgtttgtctgttaaCATTTAAAGTTGTTAAAAAGTCAGTACaattatacaaaaataaaaataaacatgcaaATGAATGATCTTTtcataaaaatagaaaatattaaAGTCATTAGACATACTCAAAGGTTGTTTAACCcaaattgcaaaaaaatatatatttttgtcatGTACATCTACTGTATATCTAGCCATGCTCTTTGAGATTTCTACCTCCACACTAATACAGTTTGTGCTGATAGGCTAGGGAAAGATGTAGAAGTATATTTCCAGCATTGCTGCTTTTGTTCATGACTAACAGTCAGTGAATGAAgatgcgtgcacacacacacacacacacacacacacacacacacacacacacacacacacacacacacacacacacacatacacacacacacctcacgcTCCCTTAGTTCTCTGTTGGGTTTTTTGAGCTTTTGAGCTACAGCTTTCTCAATGGTCTGTATGCCAGAGGAATATTAGCATTGCTGAACAGACTGTTGAAATCGAGCTAAAAGGCCCTCCTGAGGAATTGAGTCtgatcatctgtgtgtgtgtgtgtgtgtgtgtgtgtgtgtgtgtgtgtgtgtgtgtgtgtgtgtgtgtgtgtgtgtgtgtgtgtgtgtgtttgtattgcaTGGGTGAGTGACAGACTAAGACTGACAGAGAGGATGTGAAATTAATATCAGtggtgtgactctgtgtgtgtgtgtgtgtgtgtgtgtgtgtgtgtgtgtgtgtgtgtgtgtgtgtgtgtgagagagagtgagtaagAAACAAACTGTGCATTTGTATGTGGGTGTATTTCATGTGTTcggcagcgtgtgtgtgtgtgtgtgtgtttataaatCTGTTTACGCCTCATTAAATATGCATTACCTGCCTCATTACAGCTGGAGCCCCACCACAGCTAATGGAAACAGCTCCCCTAGCTCTCTTAGGGTACAAGGTGTgggtgtgagtgtatgtgtgcaaGAAAATAAAGGTTTTCCCATGTAGCTTCGACTTTATGTTAGCAACGAGTACATACCATattttgtctgtgttgtttgttttttgtgtaattgttttaaatatactgtatgtgaagcAGACTGTTTACCTCTCTGTTTGTTATTGCAGACAAGTATTACAAGATATGGTTTTATATGAATGAATGGCATTTGATGTTTAGTTGTAAATCAGaatattattttattctgttttttgtggatttaaacattgtttaaagtaccgtgtggagttttcttgcaaactttctgtttacattcacTGTTACTCACCAAAACAAATTGTATGTGTCCTTGAGGCCTAACAAACATGTTGAATGTATTTCCTTCCTcagaaaacatttgcaaagcagATTTGTTTGCAACTGTTGAAAcatgcattgtttacatccatgttttcCTGGCTAGCAGTCCTCTTTTTCCCTGCCTTTGCTGGGGCAGTGCTGCATTTCCTGACGCATTACCGCCACCTGTCAATCAGAATGGCAGAAATGTATATCACAACACTTGCATGCTTTAATGTGTACCTAAGATTAAGATATATCACCAGTTTATTTAACAAGCTGAAGAACATAAATTGCCCAATGGCCACTGAATTGTCCTAATTAGAGTATACTGGGCAGTTTTAATGTGTGTTTGATATatgtaagtttaaaaaaactaaacaaaaattacatttaaacaaaaaatacatagaCCATACAAAATAACAGGCACAGATGGATGAGGTTCAGTACATACCATTTGTATTTACAATTCTTTCTGAATTTCTCCTTCTTTCTACACTGATCCCAAATCCCCTATTTGCCTAAAAGAAGACACCAAGATGTGACTTCACAGCTTTCCTCCCAGCCAACCAACGACAACGCTGCATACCAGTGGACAGAAAGTGAGAATGTAACTCAGGGTCAAACCCAATATGGCTACAACTACCACCACATTGACCAAAGAACTGAAAACCAGAGCGCCCACCCTGCCTGTTTACATACTAAATCCAACAGCCAGCAAAACACCACAGATGACTATGCTGAGTTTATAACTCATGCCACAGCTATACAGTATGGATCTGAGCAGGCTGAGAGCTATTATGAACCTGGAGGTAATGCCGAGTACAGCTTGGATAATCAAGGTTCCCAGTTTCAATATATGGCTGAAAGCCAGTATGGAGATGACTCCAGCCTCATGTGCACCTCTGAACTTCAGTGCTCTCAGTATCAAGCTGATGGCCAGAGTCAGTATGAGTCAGACCACGCTCATTACCAGTTTGACGGACAGCCAGTCTACCAATCACGTGTACACCCTAAGAGGGAAGATCATGCGCGATATGTGCCGGAGGGATATGTTCACTTTTTTCACTCAAGGTGAGCTTTCGCTCATACAAACTTAGCAATAAATGTTGCCTCTTAGTAAGTTCAAGAGGTCCAGCACTCTGCTTTTTGGGATCGAATATGTCCTACTGGTATCAGCCAAAGGTCCATCCCCTTTGCAAGCTAGCCTCTGCAAGACAATGTCATTTCAGATAGAGGTTTTCTTTCATTGGTCTTTCTTAAAAGCTAAAACGTGATTATTGGGGTTTTCTGTCCATTATAAATGTGTGAAAGAGAGGGAGATCAACAGTGGATGTGGATACGTTTTCCACAGGCCAGAGCTGCACTACTGTTTATTACCACAAAGAGGCAGCACAGATCATTTTAAAACTGTGATCAATTCTTTAGATATCTTACAACATTTTTACCCTTTGTACTATAGCAGCCAAGAATTGATATGTCAAGCCTAAATAAGCATGTGTAAAAGTATATGATTTGTCATTGCATCATGTTACAGGATAGACTATACATGTAGGAAAGGATTAAAGAAGCAGGAATGGTTAAATGTATGATGTATAGATTGCAAAATGTACAGAAATGTGGCTGTGCTTGTTTCCTGGTATGGACCCCCATCTTAAAGGATAGGTTCAAATGTTTTCAAGTCTGTCTTAGAACAATACTCACATGCCCATATGTCTCCTGTCCATTCTAGCCATTAAAAGATCCCTTCCTAACATAGCTTCCAATGGAAAAGATGGGGGACAAAATCCATGCAAAAATAATCCACTCCAATCTGCAGGTGTGAAGTTTGAAAGACATGTCAAgttagttttatttatatagcccaatatcacacatcacaaatttgcctcaaggggctttacaatctgtccAGCATATGACACCCTCTGTCTTTAGACCGTCGATTCAgataaggaaaaactccccCAAAAAACCCTTTAACGGGGAAAACATGGAAGAAACCTCAGGAAGCGCAACCGAGGAGGGATAGGGATCCCTCCTCGGTTGCGCttcctgaggtttcttccttCTGTACAGACAGATATGCAATAGATGTTGTATAGACAGAATAGACCAACATAATTAAAGTCAGGGAAGGCCTATTGAAATATGCTATTGAGGTGTATTATGGGAAATACAGGAGGGGCCAAATGCAGCTTCCTTTTCACATTATCTCTTACCCAAGATGTATTTTTTCTCAATGAAAAGTCAAAGTCATGTTCTGGAATCAGTATTCAGTGTGTGTACATACttgtacactgtgtgtgtgtgtgtgtgtgtgtgtgtgtgtgtgtgtgtgtgtgtgtgtgtgtgtgcgtgcgtgcgtgtactgCAGTTTTAATGTTCCTTGTTAGCAGTTGCATCATGGTACTTGTTTTGCCCCACTTTGAATTCTGATGACATGCCTCCTCTTTGGGATGCACAACCCTCCCGTCTTTCACTCTGTGTTTGCGTGTATACACAACAGACCTTTTCATGATCAAGTGGTCATGTGACTTGATTGTGGAAAGAGTGGTTCAGTCTCTCTGCTGGGAGAAGACAGAGTGAGGGAAAGGTAGGTGTCCTGAGACAGAAatttaaaacaagaaaaaaagaagaaaaagcatgtgtgtgtgtgtgtgtgtgtgtgtgtgtgtgtgtgtgtgtgtgtgtgtgtgtgtgtgtgtgtgtgtatgtgtgtgtgtgtatgtctttgtttCTATGATCATGTGTAATGGTTTCTCTGTACTGCCTCCCTCTATTGTTAGCAGGCCTTATGTTAATCAGAGTCTGTTAGAGGGGCTTTGGTTGGGGGGAGGTAGCAACACTGTTCAGTATTGTTTCCTCAGCCCACACGTGCAGGCTGGGAATGAAGCAGTGAGTCGCTTTCTGTTCATCTGCTTCTGTAATCTTTTATGTCCAAAGTCAAATGAACAGATTTGCAACTCTTCCTCATTCAATGTCAtgggaaaagtttgattattttttctttgtagATGATTGTCTTTGGCTTGTTTGGCCCAATACTATGTGTAGCTGTGCCTATGGTGGTAGTGGTAATAGCAATGCTAATTTATGTTGTGGCTCATTATTGTGTTTCTGTGCCTCTGAGCAGACAATCCCAACAGGGAGACGGTGCAGCAGGCATGATGGCCTCCAGTGAGGAGGCTGCTGAGGAGAGGGATAACAGAGAAGGTAAATATACAACGAGATAAACTAAAATAGCTCCTGTTATTTAAAAAACTTTGGATATTTTAGTGCTAATGATTTTTGTTGCACATTATAGGTAAAAGGTTAGATGTGTTGGCAGGTAAATTATAAGATGGATATcaatattaaatgttttgtgGAGATTTGACaaactgttttgaatgtgtttaaCATATTTTAGCAGTCTAAAGGAAATTATGATCATAATTTAGGAGGCTTACTTGGATTAATTGACAAATGCTTAACTAAAGATAAATGTACTCCTCTATTGCATTTAAAAACTCTCTGCTGGGCTGAATTCTGTCTGTTGCCAGAAAATCATGTGAGAGTCAACTTTTAACACCCGAAAAATGAATGATcttcttttaatattattcTTTCCAGACAGGCCCTGTTTCTGGATTAGTCAAGGGGatccatacatttttttaagaacACCGTAAAAGTACCTTAATTTATAGAAATAAGACCAATGCTTCTTAAAAGATAGTCACATGTGGGGAAATTACAGAAACAGTGGATCGACAACCtttctctgaaaaaaacataagcaaattaagaaactaagaaaaaaaaattaaaccatcTCTCTTTGACCAGATCCACCCTCCTCTGCGGATCTGTCAGGTGGGTCCAATCAAAGGAGAAAGTTGGCAGCTCCACCAATGAATGTGTCACTGGACTGCAGTGAGGGGTCTCTTCTCTCAGAAAATGCCCTGGACACAGAGGACGAGGCCTCGGATACTGGTGATGACCTCGATGTCAACATAGATGAGGACACACTTGATGAGGCTGACTCACTGGAGTTCAACAGACAcggtcagacacacacctgAAGATACAAACACTGGCGGGCCGTGTGTTTTGcatgtactacgaatcaagatcaacatgccctggatttatttcagttacctaGCTtcacctaacaaccgcggtcccgcatgaGCTGTGTCACGACAGTGGTTAacagttcaatcaacccagggtttcccaatccagcggcgcgcgcgttcacataaaaaagccggtgtttgcacagcatgaccaatcgcaaacatctaccagagccgcatattttacatctatctataaattgcaggaatgtctgtctgtcagtgtgtgtgtgtgtgtgtgtgtgtgtgtgtgtgtgtgtgtgtgtgtgtgtgtgtgtgtgtgtattatgcaCATATCTCTCGAActgttagtccgatggatttcaaacttgacaggtgtcttgctacgggcacgagtaagtgcagtgccaagtttgtcgttgtttggattagaaatgcaaaacatatcgttaaatataaaaggtaaaagaagcacacattggcttttgccgctctagtcgctggccactccccctctcaccctcagacccacaaaaatgtgcaaagtagcactactttggactgtctttgactttgaataaacaaacgacaattcccgaatttaaggatgtttcagaatcccacacatgcaaagcacaaccagacaagtgcagacagagcgtgatgccacttatagacaggctatctatctaataaagcgagacgtagctgtatatgtgtgtccgtgtttggggggaaGGTTACCTGCATATAAgcagacgccacatgcagaacgctttaCAACAGCGGGGGggggactcttttcctgctattgtattaaattgctgtgagctggcagaacataACGCCCGCAATATGCAATGCGAGATGGGTCAGGTTAATTaagtcgccaaaatacccccgcaaatcaaatcccctacttcaccgttaacggtcaagccactaaacctgtatggaaatgaacacctctgctgaaatgttaaatttgttaaCGATCCGACACGagacacctctctctctctctctctctctctctctctctctctctctctctctctctctctctctctctctctctctctgcgtgcgtgcgtgcacacacacacacacaatccggttctggtggttgatgaacgcagatatgtgctgttTAGCTCTCATAACAGGCCGTatgggtagcgcactgccatgagtccatgacgctaatgtctgattattccacattttcattgtgatattttgtgattacattctgaatctgcagcgttctctatcaggtaaatacagtagtacaatgtcttcctctgatgtagaagtagcctacactgtaaggcagtagtaggctatacagtggagttgcatattaagtggtttgaggtccttctgtaagtcattttggggtacaatttggttttgatgaattctacaagcagcaataccacaggccaagtaatcacccgttccaaacaggcacattttcaacgggcactgcactagtaagagcaaactataattctacataaatatgaagaacacagacacggttttacaggcaaaacacaggaagcaaagctggcaaaaaaaaaactgacgcTGTTATGCTAAATCACAActcttatcaatatcacttccccatcagtcaggcacaagatctgaccataattacacttttgctttccataaactgtcgttgttTTAGCCTATTATAttatcagttgcaaccctggcagtggtaagcgatcgtgagagcaaataaaaaatataaaaacataattcaaaccaatgtgtggcattggcaacacacggctcaagaagccgacaaatagcctataggcCTACGTCATTCCCTCCACTGAAAATaaatatctttcataaaaatacccatcagggaatgttaacgtggttgtcagtctctaaatgtttgaacttttatgagcgcacctctctctctcctattgattggtcagtaggcggtgctttaaaACCGGTTGAtttctaatctccaacataacctgctcccgagcaggttaggtgttcatcataagttaccacggtgaTTTAACCaagtaacaagtgatccaccgttgtgatacacaaaaccctgggttgaacctgaagttacctcgttaacgccaaatcttgcttcctAGTACAGGCCTCCTTCAGTGCTTTCCTACAGCAATTGAACCACCTTTGAATAACCTCACCATGACACTAGGACTTTATCGTGTGGAATAAAGtgatttaacaaaaacaaaccggTCACATTTACTCATATGATGACCACAAAGCAATCAATAACACAATCAGCGATCAACAGGCTTCCCCAAAAATTCCAGCCAAGCTGCTGGGCTCAACAACACACATGACGCCACGCACACACAAGGGCACAGCGGCCACTGACACTGCTCAAACCCTTTAACACCGGTGTTGTGCCAAGGTACTTATCCACGCCAGGATTTGTATCCCCTGGCCGCGTCAcgccgcttcggtccccctacaggttgtctcattggaactacagctgcagctaaaagtgcTGCTCTAACTGCTGCACTTCGAATTCACCTCTTAAATGGAACAAATAGCGACGTGGAAGACTCAACAGGGTTTTCCATAGAAACAAGGGTCTCATTTATCTAcataaatatgtttatttgtctgttaCATTAAGGCGACGTGTGAATTGTTTAATGCGTCGTTTATTATTGTGGATTAATcgacagtgttttccaaagttcCATATTGACATGCACCTTAGCTATAGGCCGACTGATAGGCCTATCTAAGTAAGTCATGCTGGGTTATGAACAATATTTTTTCCTCGTCTTTGCTAACCCGTCCCTCCCTGCCCTCTAACGTGATTTctgtttaaatttaatttagtttaatatgGCTTTTCAATTACCCGCTTTGATCACCTGTCTACCATATaagttacagaggggatacacattatatcaggccgtttttcacctgatataatgtgtatcccctcccctagcatgcaaagggtctgtcctgtcatcatgtgtgttattttctgtgtctaccaggtcacaataaacaacctgagataatatggagatgtctgctATTTTCTAGCAATagttacaggaaacaggaaaacagcagacatctccatattatctcatgttgtttattgtgacctggtaaacacagacaataacacacatgaggacaggacagaccctttgcatgctaggggaggggatacacaaaatatcaggtgaaaaacagcctgatattttgtgtatcccctatgtaacttttcta
Coding sequences within:
- the LOC116056700 gene encoding uncharacterized protein LOC116056700 isoform X3, translating into MEEYLRRVQSRLGALEDPIHAVLGGPEPDVDTVAATLCIALHLSQKETSGRVCVPVLCRRRCDVKLPGETVRYLRKVKICESSLLWREDVDLVKLHHIGKLSLTLLRDGLLDSSEYHTLESSILRVVHHDGQQDAGDDGASSVVTTVAGEILQEAAEHIRAALGETLGEALQLQSEALWIKHGRQSAQLEELMRSLEHWSDVTAGQHDAAKLQDLEQLLTLELKEFSDGQMTIALTSVTTYKEDWHGYVEGMKSFSHRHGYDGLVVLLSINDTVHHPRQQMAVYSNNTDLLNQICCELEESSSWSLSGELEARESLQVYHIPINTCLTSGTSPLLAEEIQGLLKDFVDRRSSVLACHPSSRTSSTDGVAGSVEFSQGSSGINDMDGSDIERAEGGIGDVVPIARVMADGAEDTGGIGVGAGGELVSPDSGLTTIRSSRSSKESSVFLSDDSPVGEVIAAGGQAAGPGGLFLRNPSPLGLLSLSPPVPPERRKNHSGRNKSENFDLFSFNPVHSSDHSTPTRGELANSGVGGDEGERRAGSSSLSELEELSLLDFSAPNSLGGLDSRNSSIDHHGQIHGNDMIDTVVPPTPVNSVVGSRPTSRCGVRFFPEDVVERINGLQHKDSVSSSLSETWEELGFDTQGALSSNDNNAWNSTKESESLQNIVEEVRGKDSVDYVTEQESREEILKSENAHQKRKSLEPQLSLITEQTETYDTWNPDPVCNDQWNPATLAYLQLTPPEEEVTGKCRADIIGVKEKTSSLSRKKAILTLTPDTSKEEDEGVQGKKGDRQTELLDFWTYSAQKGFLKSDSGTTTSYPESLDIWNMTIWDDSLSPLTTPDNLSGNSGSFCGGNPNVEAGTSVESPLGFSDGGMVMWNTTIQEDSSSTITSPEGPENGKDLSHMGSLDASDSPETHACKQVEEQKAIEEERCMNKVLCQTPKDLGGGGYEHNVKIVIEAAEGRTQGEETGDDDIQSFQRQQSVLQNLASEHSEDETFPCQGTNMCDLPVPSMVTSTSEYDNVGAGTWSLTSSPETYASPVVDMIQLEQQSSPFVAVTKAIQVDERYNQYEKTDPLGKTDYRAVISDKEQPTNQVFLFEGTSELGHMISSEHKYDNKSGEGSEEADWLEQPSDHSPFVLVDCSLVTQTTSANHHASPGEAAETQIQADQLLSPSIFELDKFVAKKHVLSFTMAQNKDGFTTESQCGTGNKSIGNVVGKTTEAMSLSSSSGGDRDTLKYSPDSLHPGSQDELRSNSDGDSSSGLEMDYIIVSGTVKEAEFYDRPKQGNRQSKGTSKSMETFSMLSYAATVLRTHAQAANREHKENTEQSRQKQMIRDTDSTPSKVAEQSQAVLCAHYHASLDDATEHHMPEIVSPSQSKNNSEALHQSDSRPTGCSQTQVEGSYDDKSSIVARSVSPSLRYPSDHFLKTREEVYVHSQISMEDSDEGGQSPSAPPPDFQVWGGQLARQDAPQTTSEPQSPVLTNSSVSHTSSLIGTPLSESGISTDRGLGLPFSGDLMEEENDEEEQEEGTDKEHTTLPTWTSEVQSASEEKQQFGCSDLLSFTEELIGGSSLQQTDLQSLEPKRVRSLQNTVDYYNGQPIRTVDRDNWSTEQQAGDHESSQDSYSRVSRRHQDVTSQLSSQPTNDNAAYQWTESENVTQGQTQYGYNYHHIDQRTENQSAHPACLHTKSNSQQNTTDDYAEFITHATAIQYGSEQAESYYEPGGNAEYSLDNQGSQFQYMAESQYGDDSSLMCTSELQCSQYQADGQSQYESDHAHYQFDGQPVYQSRVHPKREDHARYVPEGYVHFFHSRQSQQGDGAAGMMASSEEAAEERDNREDPPSSADLSGGSNQRRKLAAPPMNVSLDCSEGSLLSENALDTEDEASDTGDDLDVNIDEDTLDEADSLEFNRHESNLGAGAASSDAIAGHRSAEESRENRLWRSVMIGEQEHRIDMKCIEPYKRVISHGGYYAEQNAIIVFAACFLPDSDCDNYNYVMENLFLYVISTLELMVAEDYMIVYLNGATPRRRMPGFTWMKKCYQMIDRRLKKNLKMFIIVHPSWFIRTLLGITRPFISSKFSSKIKYVNSLQELGEIIPMEFVHIPPSIVKLDTELQDTAAKADKKGNSFV
- the LOC116056700 gene encoding uncharacterized protein LOC116056700 isoform X2, coding for MEEYLRRVQSRLGALEDPIHAVLGGPEPDVDTVAATLCIALHLSQKETSGRVCVPVLCRRRCDVKLPGETVRYLRKVKICESSLLWREDVDLVKLHHIGKLSLTLLRDGLLDSSEYHTLESSILRVVHHDGQQDAGDDGASSVVTTVAGEILQEAAEHIRAALGETLGEALQLQSEALWIKHGRQSAQLEELMRSLEHWSDVTAGQHDAAKLQDLEQLLTLELKEFSDGQMTIALTSVTTYKEDWHGYVEGMKSFSHRHGYDGLVVLLSINDTVHHPRQQMAVYSNNTDLLNQICCELEESSSWSLSGELEARESLQVYHIPINTCLTSGTSPLLAEEIQGLLKDFVDRRSSVLACHPSSRTSSTDGVAGSVEFSQGSSGINDMDGSDIERAEGGIGDVVPIARVMADGAEDTGGIGVGAGGELVSPDSGLTTIRSSRSSKESSVFLSDDSPVGEVIAAGGQAAGPGGLFLRNPSPLGLLSLSPPVPPERRKNHSGRNKSENFDLFSFNPVHSSDHSTPTRGELANSGVGGDEGERRAGSSSLSELEELSLLDFSAPNSLGGLDSRNSSIDHHGQIHGNDMIDTVVPPTPVNSVVGSRPTSRCGVRFFPEDVVERINGLQHKDSVSSSLSETWEELGFDTQGALSSNDNNAWNSTKESESLQNIVEEVRGKDSVDYVTEQESREEILKSENAHQKRKSLEPQLSLITEQTETYDTWNPDPVCNDQWNPATLAYLQLTPPEEEVTGKCRADIIGVKEKTSSLSRKKAILTLTPDTSKEEDEGVQGKKGDRQTELLDFWTYSAQKGFLKSDSGTTTSYPESLDIWNMTIWDDSLSPLTTPDNLSGNSGSFCGGNPNVEAGTSVESPLGFSDGGMVMWNTTIQEDSSSTITSPEGPENGKDLSHMGSLDASDSPETHACKQVEEQKAIEEERCMNKVLCQTPKDLGGGGYEHNVKIVIEAAEGRTQGEETGDDDIQSFQRQQSVLQNLASEHSEDETFPCQGTNMCDLPVPSMVTSTSEYDNVGAGTWSLTSSPETYASPVVDMIQLEQQSSPFVAVTKAIQVDERYNQYEKTDPLGKTDYRAVISDKEQPTNQVFLFEGTSELGHMISSEHKYDNKSGEGSEEADWLEQPSDHSPFVLVDCSLVTQTTSANHHASPGEAAETQIQADQLLSPSIFELDKFVAKKHVLSFTMAQNKDGFTTESQCGTGNKSIGNVVGKTTEAMSLSSSSGGDRDTLKYSPDSLHPGSQDELRSNSDGDSSSGLEMDYIIVSGTVKEAEFYDRPKQGNRQSKGTSKSMETFSMLSYAATVLRTHAQAANREHKENTEQSRQKQMIRDTDSTPSKVAEQSQAVLCAHYHASLDDATEHHMPEIVSPSQSKNNSEALHQSDSRPTGCSQTQVEGSYDDKSSIVARSVSPSLRYPSDHFLKTREEVYVHSQISMEDSDEGGQSPSAPPPDFQVWGGQLARQDAPQTTSEPQSPVLTNSSVSHTSSLIGTPLSESGISTDRGLGLPFSGDLMEEENDEEEQEEGTDKEHTTLPTWTSEVQSASEEKQQFGCSDLLSFTEELIGGSSLQQTDLQSLEPKRVRSLQNTVDYYNGQPIRTVDRDNWSTEQQAGDHESSQDSYSRVSRRHQDVTSQLSSQPTNDNAAYQWTESENVTQGQTQYGYNYHHIDQRTENQSAHPACLHTKSNSQQNTTDDYAEFITHATAIQYGSEQAESYYEPGGNAEYSLDNQGSQFQYMAESQYGDDSSLMCTSELQCSQYQADGQSQYESDHAHYQFDGQPVYQSRVHPKREDHARYVPEGYVHFFHSRQSQQGDGAAGMMASSEEAAEERDNREDPPSSADLSGGSNQRRKLAAPPMNVSLDCSEGSLLSENALDTEDEASDTGDDLDVNIDEDTLDEADSLEFNRHGAASSDAIAGHRSAEESRENRLWRSVMIGEQEHRIDMKCIEPYKRVISHGGYYAEQNAIIVFAACFLPDSDCDNYNYVMENLFLYVISTLELMVAEDYMIVYLNGATPRRRMPGFTWMKKCYQMIDRRLKKNLKMFIIVHPSWFIRTLLGITRPFISSKFSSKIKYVNSLQELGEIIPMEFVHIPPSIVKYDEERGIHKFACMRLDTELQDTAAKADKKGNSFV